Proteins found in one Kwoniella bestiolae CBS 10118 chromosome 1, complete sequence genomic segment:
- a CDS encoding alanine-tRNA ligase, producing the protein MSFADKNPTVPTTAPHPWPSPSDWPAAKVRQTYIDYFVNQPGFEHTFWPSSGVIPFDDDTLLFANAGMNQYKPLFLGTADPKSDLSKLIRAVNSQKCIRAGGKHNDLDDVGKDTYHHTFFEMLGNWSFGNYFKIGALTMAWDLLTRVYGLPKDRLYVTYFEGDAKQGLEPDTEAQQIWRDLGVPESHILPGNAKDNFWEMGATGPCGPCSEIHFDRIGGREVPELVNADDPNVLEIWNNVFIQYNREQSGELRSLPAKHVDTGMGFERLVSVLHNVSSNYDTDVFTPIFAKIQELTGGRPYQGKLGDEDVDGIDTAYRVIADHIRTLTIAISDGGVPDKDGRGYVLRRILRRGVRYASNKFNVKIGNFFSSLVPVVVDSLSGIFPEVTKKIPELIEILNEEEASFARTLTRGEALFNKYANTAIEEKRDVLGGKDIWRLYDTYGFPVDLTQIMAEERGLKIDQEAFEKARLESLEASKAGGKDKGVAGTVKLDVHDLGALEANDQVPKTDDSYKYQLDDIKATVKSIYHSSKFYSSTSELPPNAPFGVLLDKTNFYAESGGQEYDTGVLAIDGQAEFKVEDVQVYNGYVLHIGQMEEGEIKVGDEVICTYDELRRWPIRNNHTGTHILNFALREVLGDHIDQKGSLVAPTKLRFDFSHGKSIGTPELVKIEAISNEWIKKAAPVYAKEMPLAEAYKIPGLRAVFGEAYPDPVRVVSLGYPLEEIAQNIENSKWRGTSIEFCGGTHVAKTDDIKDFVIVEESSIAKGIRRIVAVTGHEAHEVSRKAAEFERRLNRIEGLQGKEKEVAMKPYLVELGQSGISLIKKASLKSTFEKMQSELVAAAKAKTAADSKVIQETIKTFFKENPNDNVYVGEFDVAGGNAKTLSAAVTAAKSLSKAVYVFSTDPETNKVAHTNYLPKEVLDKKVLDGKSWLGEVSKIVGGKGGGKDESATGVGSEPTKVQEAIVAAKNFYLSKVEA; encoded by the exons ATGTCCTTCGCAGACAAAAATCCTACCGTACCCACCACCGCTCCTCATCCGTGGCCTTCGCCATCCGACTGGCCAGCTGCCAAAGTACGACAAACGTACATTGATTACTTTGTCAACCAACCTGGGTTCGAACATACTTTCTGGCCTTCAAGTGGTGTCATCccttttgatgatgataccctTCTCTTTGCCAATGCT GGTATGAACCAATATAAACCTCTTTTCCTCGGTACTGCCGACCCTAAGTCTGATTTATCGAAACTTATAAGAGCGGTTAACAGTCAGAAATGTATCAGAGCGGGGGGTAAACACAACG ATCTTGACGATGTTGGAAAAGATACCTACCACCACACATTCTTTGAGATGTTGGGTAACTGGTCGTTCGGTAACTacttcaag ATTGGTGCCCTGACGATGGCTTGGGATCTCCTTACTCGAGTGTATGGTTTACCTAAAGATAGATTATACGTGACTTACTTCGAGGGTGATGCTAAGCAAGGATTAGAGCCAGACACTGAAGCTCA ACAAATCTGGAGGGACCTCGGAGTACCAGAAAGCCATATCCTCCCTGGTAATGCCAAGGATAACTTCTGGG AAATGGGTGCCACTGGACCATGTGGACCATGCAG TGAAATCCACTTTGACCGAATCGGTGGTCGTGAAGTCCCAGAACTTGTCAACGCCGACGACCCCAACGTTCTCGAAATCTGGAACAACGTTTTCATTCAATACAACCGAGAACAATCTGGAGAATTGCGTTCGTTACCCGCTAAACACGTAGATACGGGTATGGGTTTCGAGCGATTAGTCTCAGTCTTACACAACGTATCGTCCAACTACGACACCGACGTCTTCACACCTATCTTCGCTAAGATCCAGGAATTGACTGGTGGTAGACCGTATCAAGGGAAActtggtgatgaggatgtagatGGTATTGATACCGCTTATAGGGTCATTGCTGATCACATTAGAACTTTGACTATTGCTATTTCGGATGGTGGTGTTCCCGATAAAGATGGTAGAGGCTACGTGTTGAGACGAATCCTCAGAAGAGGTGTGAGATACGCTAGTAACAAGTTTAATGTGAAGATTGGAAACTTTTTCTCCTCGCTGGTCCCAGTCGTTGTTGATTCTTTG TCCGGTATCTTCCCAGAAGTGACCAAAAAAATCCCCGAACTCATCGAAATCCtcaacgaagaagaagcttcCTTCGCTCGAACGCTTACTCGAGGAGAGGCGTTATTCAACAAATACGCTAATACCGCCattgaagagaagagggatgtgCTGGGTGGTAAAGATATCTGGAGATTATACGATACCTACGGTTTCCCCGTTGATCTCACTCAAATCATGGCTGAAGAAAGGGGCTTGAAGATCGATCAAGAAGCTTTCGAAAAGGCTAGATTGGAGTCTCTTGAAGCTTCCAAGGCGGGCGGTAAGGATAAGGGTGTAGCTGGAACGGTCAAATTAGATGTACATGATCTGGGCGCTTTGGAGGCCAATGATCAGGTTCCTAAGACTGATGATTCGTACAAGTACC AACTCGACGACATCAAAGCTACCGTCAAATCCATCTACCACTCCTCCAAATTCTACTCTTCTACTTCTGAGCTCCCACCCAACGCTCCCTTCGGTGTCTTACTTGACAAGACTAATTTCTACGCTGAATCTGGTGGTCAAGAATACGATACTGGTGTGCTTGCCATCGATGGACAGGCCGAGTTCAAAGTAGAGGATGTTCAGGTATATAATGGTTACGTTCTGCACATTGGTcagatggaagagggagagatcaAAGTGGGAGATGAAGTCATCTGCACatatgatgag CTCCGACGATGGCCCATCCGAAACAATCACACCGGtactcacatcctcaacttcGCCCTTCGAGAGGTTCTCGGAGATCACATCGATCAAAAGGGATCTCTCGTCGCTCCTACCAAACTCCGATTCGACTTCTCCCACGGTAAATCAATAGGTACACCCGAATTAGTCAAGATCGAGGCGATCAGTAACGAATGGATCAAGAAGGCTGCCCCAGTGTATGCTAAGGAGATGCCCCTGGCCGAGGCCTACAAGATCCCGGGATTGAGAGCGGTGTTCGGGGAAGCATATCCTGATCCTGTCAGAGTTGTCTCTCTCGGTTATCCCCTCGAGGAAATTGCTCAGAATATCGAGAATTCCAAATGGAGAGGAACGAGTATCGAGTTCTGCGGTGGTACCCATGTTGCCAAGACGGATGATATCAAGGACTTCGTGATTGTTGAGGAATCGAGTATTGCCAAGGGTATCAGAAGAATTGTGGCTGTCACGGGGCATGAGGCTCACGAGGTCTCGAGGAAGGCTGCAGAGTtcgagaggaggttgaatagGATTGAAGGGTTGCAGggtaaagagaaggaggtggcTATGAAGCCTTACTTGGTT GAACTCGGTCAAAGTGGTATCTCCCTGATCAAGAAGGCCTCTCTCAAATCAACTTTCGAAAAGATGCAATCTGAATTAGTCGCCGCCGCTAAAGCTAAGACCGCTGCTGATTCCAAGGTGATCCAAGAAACAATCAAGACGTTCTTCAAGGAGAACCCCAACGATAATGTATATGTTGGTGAATTCGACGTTGCGGGTGGTAatgccaag ACGTTGTCCGCTGCTGTCACCGCTGCCAAATCCCTTTCCAAAGCTGTTTACGTATTTTCAACAGACCCTGAGACTAACAAGGTCGCTCATACCAACTACTTGCCTAAGGAAGTGTTGGATAAGAAGGTTCTGGATGGTAAGAGCTGGTTAGGCGAGGTCAGTAAGATTGTTGGTGGtaag GGCGGTGGTAAAGACGAGTCTGCCACTGGTGTTGGATCTGAACCTACCAAGGTTCAAGAGGCTATTGTAGCTGCTAAGAACTTTTACTTGTCCAAGGTGGAGGCTTAG